The Tautonia plasticadhaerens nucleotide sequence AGCTGGATCCGGGCATACTCGCTGCCGGTGGCCAGGTCGATCAGCGACCCGAGGGTCAGCGACACGGGCACCGTCAGGCCGACCACGACGAGGACGAAGTAGGCGATCCCCAGCGGCAGCATCAGGATCATGTTGGCCAGGGTCGACCAGGTCCGGGGGTCCAGGAACGCGCCGAGGACGCCGCGGTCCCCCCCGGCGAGGTCGAGCGTCGAGCCGGGGGAGGACCGGGACATCCGGACGCCCAGCAGCCCCTCGACCAGCCAGCCTTCGAGCACGCCGACGAACCGGACGGACATCAGGAACATCATCAGCAGGGGGATGCCCACGAGCACCACGACCAGCGAGACGGAGACCGTCAGCCCGACCACCGCCCAGGTGAAGTAGGCGACCCCGGTCCCCAGGGACGTCAGCAGGTAGAAGATCGCCCCGTACGTCCTGGGGTCGGTCAGCACGCCGAGGGGGTTGGCGGCGGGGTGGCCCGGGAGAGGATCGGCCCCGATCTCGTCCCACTCCCACTCGGGGATCGGTGCCCTGGCCGGTTTGCCCATGATCCTGCTCCGGTGGCCTCGGTGGCGTCGCCCCCGGGTCCGGGCGCCGTCCGGGGCGGGGGCGAGGCGATCACCCCATGATACGAGTTCGGCGGGCCATCGACCGGGGTCGTCCCGCGGAGGATCTTCGGTCGGGGCGGGCCGGGATTGGGCTCGCGATCGCCCCGTGCCCGGGCGGAGCGGGTCGGGGAGGAGGGCGTCGGGGACGGAATCGGGCCCGGCCCGGCCCCTTCCTGAGCGAAGGGGCCGGGCCGGGCCCGGGGGATGATCGTCCGGCCGGGATGACGGGGGAGGCGGCCGGCAGGAGGGCGGACGGCCGGGACGGCCCCGGCCGGGATCGATCGGCCCGGTCGGCTCAGGTGCCGAACTCGGGACGCCGGCCGTTGAGCTGGGCCTGGAGCCGCTGGATGATCGAGGAGTGCATCTGCGAGACCCGGGACTCGGAGAGGTCCAGGGTCGCGCCGATCTCCTTCATCGTCAGCTCCTCGTAGTAGTAGAGGATGATGATCAGGCGCTCGTTGCGGTTGAGCCCCTTGGTCACCATCCGCATGAGATCCTTGCGCTGGAGGCGACGGGTGGGGTCCTCCCCCTTCTTGTCCTCCAGGATGTCGATCTCGCGGACGTCCTTGTAGCTGTCCGTCTCGTACCACTTCTTGTTGAGCGAGATGAGGCCGACGGCGTTGGAGTCCATCGCCATCTTCTCGTATTCGCCCATGCTCAGGCCGAGGCGTTCGGCCAGCTCCCGGTCGGTGGGCGGGCGGCCGTGCTCGGCTTCGAGGGTCTTGCGGGCCTCCTCCATCTTGGTCGCCTTGGCCCGGACCAGCCGAGGGACCCAGTCCATGGTGCGCAGCTCGTCGAGCATGGCACCGCGGATCCGGGGCACGCAGTAGGTCTCGAACTTCACGCCCCGGCCGAGGTCGAAGGCGTCGATGGCGTCCATCAGGCCGAAGACGCCGGCGGAGATGAGGTCGTCGAGGTCGACGCCCTCGGGCAGTCGTTGCCAGATCCGCTCGGCGTTGTACTTGACCAGCGGCAGATAGCGCTCGACGAGCCGGTTCCGCAACTCGGTGGTCGGGTGTTCCTTGAATTGACGCCAGAGTTCAGCGACATCCACGTCCACCTTGGCAGTCATCCTTGACCTCCACGGGGGGTCTGCGGAGAGGCCCGTGCGCCATCCTGGCCGCCGGGGACGGCCCGCCGACCCGCCCCGCTCGGGGGGCGTCTCGGCGGGTGGGGTCGCCCGCGACGGGGCCGGAGTGGAGCCCACTCCGGGGCCGGGCGACCCGCTCTCACGCTAGATATCGGACAACCGGACGAACCGGCTTGAACCTCGCACTCATTTCTTTCCCTGGCGAACTCGAATTATCGAGACGCCATTTCAGGCGAACCGCGGCCGATGAGCGCCGCCAGCAGGCCGGGACGTCGGGGGGCCGAGCCGGAGGCCTCGTCGGCCTCGGCGGCGACGGCCCGGGCCAGGCGCCTGATGCAGCGCGAGGCCTCGCAGCCGGGGGCGTCGAGCAGGAACGGGCGGCGGCGGCGGACGGCCGTGGCCACCTTCGGGTCGAAGCGGACGAAGCCGGGGCCGACCGGCCGCACGGCGGCGCCCAGGAACGATCGGCAGGCCGAGGAGAGGCGGTCCAGCGCCTCGATCGCCTCGGCGCTGGAGCGGGCCTGGCCGATCACCGAGCGGATCGGCGGGCAGCCCTGCCGCTTCCTCAGGCGGGCGACGACCGCCTGGGCGTCGGCCAGGGCCGTCGGCTCGGGGGAGGCGACGACGACGACCGAGTCGACCGCCGAGGCCAGCATCGAGCCGCTGGGGGCCAGGCCCGAGCCGCCGTCGATCAGGACGAACTCGGCCTCGGTCTGCCGGGCGATGTCGGGCAGCTCGGCGGCCAGGCGGTCCCGGGCGGCCTCGACGGCGCCGTCGGCGGCGCGGGCGGCGTGGACGCCGGAGAGGAAGCGGATGGACTCGGGGCCGTCGACGATCGTCTCGGCCAGGGGGCGGTCCTCGGCCATGGCGTCGCCGAGGTCCCGGTCGAGCGACAGGCCGCAGAGCAGGTCGAGGTTCGCCAGGCCGGCGTCGGCGTCGATCAGGACCACCCGGCGGCCCATCATGCCCAGGGCGACGGCCAGGTTCAACGTCAGGTTCGAGGTGCCGACGCCCCCCTTGCCGCTGGTGATCAGCAGCGAACGGGCCGGGGCCGGGGCGGGCCCGGGTCGGGTCGGGGAGGGCGCGGGCAAGGGCTCGGTCTTGATCCGCTTGCGGAGCAGGTCGGCCTGGTCGGGCATGGGGTTCCCCTGGCTGGCGAGGGTCATGGTGGGTCCTCCGTCTCGGTCGGGCTCGGGTGGCGTCGGGGCGTCGGCGGTCGGCCCCGGCCCGGGGGCCGGGGCGCCGGGGTGCTTCGGGCGGGCGTCGGGCGAGGAGGGACTCACGAGGGCGCCTCCCGGCCCAGGATCAGGGCGGCGAGGCGGTCCCCGTCGGCGGGCTCGATGTCGTCGGGCACGCCCTGGCCGGTGGTCAGGTAGCTGATCGGTCGGGAGGCCCGGGAGACGACGCCGAGCACGGCGCCCAGGCCGTCGGCCTCGTCGAGCTTGGTCAGGATCAGCCGGTCGAAGCCGAGCGGCTCGAAGCGGTCGACGACCGCGCGGAGGCTCTTCTCCCCGGCGGCGGCCGAGAGCACGAGGTGGACCTCGTCGGGCCGGCAGACGGCGAGGAAGGCGGCCAGCTCCCGGATCTTCACCTCGTCCCGGGGGCTCCGGCCGGCGGTGTCGACGAGGGCGAGGTCGACGGGGCCGAGGTCGTCGAGCGCCCCGGGCATCCGGCCGGGGGCGTCGGCCACGGCGAGGGGGAGGTCGATGATCTCGGCGTACGTCCTCAATTGTTCGACCGCGGCGATGCGGTAGGTGTCGACCGTCACCAGGCCGACCTTGAGCCCGAGCCCGAGCTTGGCGTTGGCCGCGAGCTTGGCCACGGTGGTCGTCTTGCCCACGCCGGTCGGGCCGACCAGGGCGACCACCCGCCGCGTCCCCGCCACGGCGCCGACCGGCGGCGCCACGGGGAGGCAGAGGCCGATGCCCCGGCGCAAGGCCTCCTCCACCGCCTCGGGCCGGTGCATCTCGTCGGGCTCGACCGAGTCGGCCACGAACCGGACGAGCCTCCGGGCCAGGTGCTCGGGGATCTCGGCGTCGAGCAGCCGGGCGTAGGTCGGCGCCAGCTCGGTCGGCACGTCGATGAGCAGGTGGTCGAGCATCCCGAGCCGGGTCAGGCCCTCGACCGCCTCATGCACCCGGCCGAGCCGGTCGTCGAGCCCCGGCCGGGCCGGGGGCGGGGGCGACGCCGGGCCGACCCGATCGACGCGGGCCGAGACCTCGATCCCCCCCCGGCCGGCTCGGGCCCCGGGCGGCGCGGCCGTCACCTCGACCAGCTCCCGCCCCCCGAGGCCGAGCAGCCGGCGGCGGCGCAGCTCCCTCGTGCCGAGGATGACCGCCGAGCCGCCCAGGTCGCGACGGACCCGGGCGAGGGCCTCCTTCAGCGTGCCGGCTCGGTAGGTTCGGGGGGCGGGCTGGGGCATGGGGATCGGTCGGGTCCTGTTCGTTCGGGTTCGCTGGGAGGACCGGCCTGGCCTCGCGAGGGTCGATGGCAGGGGCCGGGATCGGGAGGGGGACCTCAGTGGTCCATCCGCCGTATTGGTCGACAGATCGGTTTCCGTCCCCCCCTCCCCGCTCTCGGGGAGAGGGTCGGGGTGAGGGGGCCCGGCGTTCGACCTGAAACCTTGCGCGTCGTCGGCTCCCCCCTCAACCGGCCTCCGGCCACCCCCTCCCCCGCAAGCGGGGGAGAGGGTCGGGGACGACCGCCCTCGTCAGGGATCGTCCCGGATGGACCATCCGGTCGGGGATGATCGTGGCGTGTCCCGACCCCTCGGACACCCGCTCGCACGGCCATTTCACATCCATCGTTCCCCATCCGTCTCCTCCCGTCCGCGGTCTCGCGTCCGTCATCACCCCGGTCATCTCGCGTCCGTCGATCGCCCCTCCCCCGCCGCCGTCCCGCGTCGGGGGTCGGCCGGGGCCCGGGTGGAGATCGGCGCGTGGGGCCCTCGGAGGATGGACGGGATGCCCGAGGCCGGGGCCGGCACCGGGGGCACGGGGCCTTCGGGGGGGTCCTGCTCGACGACGGTGCCGATGACCTCGATCGGCGTGTCCCGGGGGACTTCCCGGCGGCTCAGGACGACGAGCCGGGGCAGGTCGGCCCGGGTGAGGTCCTTGAGCACCGGGCGGGCCTCGGCGGAGCAGAGGATGACCGGGTGGACGCCGCCGGCCACGGCGGCGGCGACGCCGTCGGCCACGGCCCGGACGACCCCCCGGGCGGAGTCCTCGCCGAGGGCCTCGGTCGGGCGGTCCTCCTCGCGGGCGGCGGCGACGAGCCGGGCGTCGAGCGGGGCGTCGACGGAGACGACCCGGAGGCGGCCGTCGAGGCCGAGGTACTGCTGGGCGATCCGGCGGCCGAGGGCGCGCCGGACGCATTCGGTCAGGTCGTCGGTGTCCCGGGTCCGGCCGGCGTGCTCGGCCAGGGCCTCGAGGATCGTCTCCAGGTCCCGGACGCTCACCCGTTCCCGCAGGAGGTTCTGCAGGACGCGCTGGACCTCCCCGGCCCGGAGCATGCCGGGGACGACCTCGATGACCAGCGCGGGGGAGGTCTCCCGGGCCCGGTCGAGCAGGCGGTAGACCTGCTCGTGGGTCATCAGCTCGTCGGCGTGCCGGGCGACGATCTCGCCGAAGTGCTCGGCGATGGAGGCCGAGGGCTCGACGATCCGGCACCCGGCCCGCTCGGCCGGCTCCCGGCCGTCGGCGTGGATCCAGACCGCCGGGCGCCCGGTGGCGGGGTCGACGCCGTCCCTGCCGTGGACCTGGGGCCCGGTCAGCCCGGCGGGGGGGACGGCGAGCAGCCGGCCGACGAAGGCGGTCCCCTGCCCCACCACGGCGCCCCGGATCTTGATCCGGTAGTCGTGCGGGGGCAAGCCCATCTCGTCCCGGATCCGGACCTGCGGGACGATCAGCCCCAGTTCCCGGGCGACCCGGTGGCGGACGGTCCGGATGCGGTCGAGCAGGTCGCCGCCCCGGGTGGGGTCGGCCAGGGCGATCAGGCGGAAGCCGATCTCCAGCTCCAGGGGGTCGACGTGGAGCAGGTCCTCCATCCGCTCGCTCATCCCCTCGGCGAGCGTCCCCGAGGGGGCCGGGGCCGACGGCGTCGGCGCTTCGTGGCGAGTCGTCGGCTCGGGCGCGGTCGGCTCCGACCCGGCGGCCTCGCCGAGGGGCTTCGACCGGGAGGCGACATACGCCCCGGCCCCCAGCCCGGCGGCGACGGTCAGCAGCGGCACGGCCGGCAGGCCGGTGAAGGCGAGCAGGCCGATCGAGACGGCCGAGACGGTCATCACCTCGGGGCGGCCGAGCAACTGGCCGACCACGTCGCGGCCCAGGTCCGACTCCCCCGAGGATCGGGTGACGATCAGGCCCGCGGCCAGCGAGGTCAGGAAGGCGGGCACCTGGGCCACCAGGCCGTCGCCGATGGTCAGCTTCGTGAAGACCTCGACCGCCTCGAGCGGCGCCATCTCGAAGCGGATGACGCCGATGGCCAGGCCGCCGACGATGTTGATGGCCGTGATGACGACGCCGGCCATCGCGTCGCCGCGGACGAACTTGCCGGCGCCGTCCATGGCGGCGAAGAAGTCGGCCTGGCGCTGGACGCCGTCGCGGCGCCGGGCGGCCTCGGCGGCGTCGATGGCCCCGGCGTGCAGGTCGGCGTCGATGGCCATCTGCTTGCCCGGCATCCCGTCGAGCATGAACCGCGCGGCCACCTCGCCGATCCTCCCCGCCCCCTTGGTGATGACCAGGAACTGGATCGCCACCAGGATCAGGAAGATGACGGCGCCGACGATCACCTCGTCCCCCGAGACGAACTCGCCGAACGCCTGGACGACCCCCCCGGCGGCGTCGAGGCCCTCGGTCCCGCCCCGGGTGAGGATCAGCCGGGTGGTGGCCACGTTGAGCACCAGGCGGGTCAGGGCGGTCGTCAGCAGGATGGTCGGGAAGGCGCTGAATTCCAGCGGGGTCCGGATCGCCAGGGTCGTCAGCAGGACGACCACGGCCAGCGCGATGTTGCCGGCCAGCAGCAGGTCGAGCGCCCCCGGCGGCACCGGCACGATGAGCACGAGCACGGCGCCGACGATGGCGACGGGCAGGGCCGCGTCCACGATCGTCGAGCGGCCGAGGGCGATCATGCGATGGGGGGACGCGGGCATCCGAACCTCCGAACCGAACCGTCCGGCCGCCGTCCTGCGGCGGCCCGACCAACGGGCGCGGCCGACCCGGACCCGGCGCGGACCCCGAGCGACCCGGGACGCCTCCGCGGCGTCTCGGTCGTCGGCTCCCGACGGCGGGGGCGGGCCGTCTCGAAGTCGCGGCTCTCAAGGGTGGGAACGGCCGGGCCGGATAGGTGCGGGGACGATACTGCGGGCCGGGGCTCCTGTCCAGTGCGATCGGCGGGGCGTCCGGTCGTGCCGCCTGGGGCGATCCTGCCGATTGGGACCGGGGGACCGGATGGGCAGGGCGTATTTTCTCGCGAAGAAATGCGGCAGGCTGGGGAATACATCCTGCACTTCACCCGGGGGAACCGAGCACGGCCGGAGGCGACGATGGGCACCTTCTTCCTGATCTGCGCGGCGATCGGCGGGACGATCCTGGTCCTGCAACTCGGCCTGACGCTGCTGGGCCTCGGCGGCGACCTGGCCGGGGCGGACGCGGTGGACCTGCCGGACCTGCCCGACGGCGACGGGGGGGACGGGGCCGTCGGCCACGAGGGAGCCGGCTTCTCGGACCTGGCCCGGAAGCTGACGTTCCAGGCGGTCGTCTCGTTCCTGGCCTTCTTCGGCATCGGCGGGCTGTCGGCCCGGGGGTCCGACTGGTCCCCCGGCCTCAGCCTGGCGACGGCGACGGCGGTCGGCCTGGCGGCGACGGCCCTGCTGGGCTACGCCTTCGGCGGCCTGAGGAAGCTCCAGGGCAGCGGCTCGTTGCGGCTGTCGAACGCCGTCGGCGAGGTCGGCCGGGTCTACCTGCGGGTGCCGGGCGGCGAGGGGGGCGTCGGCAAGGTGATCGTGACGGTCCAGGGCCGCTCCGAGGAGCTCCGGGCCGTCACCCCCGGCCCCGAGCTCCGGGCCGGGGAGGCGGTGGTTGTCACCCGGGTGGTGGACGACCGCACGCTGGAGGTGGTCGACCAGGCCGCCCACGTCGCCAAGTCGGCGTCGCTCGCCGACTGATCGATTCGGTTCGGATCGGATCGATCCGCCCTCGCACCCCTGATGACCTTGACTTCGAGGATCTGCAGCCATGAACCCGATCCCGCTCCTGCTCGTCGCCCAGGTCCCCGCCGTGGAGGGGAACATCTGGCCGGTCGTCGGCGCCGCGTTGTTCGCGATCGCGGCGTTCAGCATCGTGACGACGGGCGTGAAGTGCTACAAGCGGTGCCCGTCGAACAAGATCCTGGTGAAGTGGGGGGCCGGCTCGGGCAAGCAGGCGGCCAAGTGCGTGCAGGGCGGCGGCGAGTTCGTCGTGCCAATCATCCAGGATTATGATTATCTGAGCCTGGAGCCGATCCAGATCGAGATCCCCCTGCGGGGGGCGCTGTCGTTCGAGAACATCCGGGTGAACGTGCCGAGCGTCTTCACGGTGGCGATCGGCTCGGACCCGCAGGTGCAGCAGAACGCGGCGATCCGCCTGCTGGGCCTGAGCCGGGAGCAGGTGAGCAGCCAGGCCAGCGACATCATCTTCGGCCAGCTCCGCCAGGTGATCGCCTCGATGACGATCGAGGACATCAACCGGGACCGCGAGAAGTTCCTGGAGAACATCCAGCTCTCGCTGGAGTCGGAGCTGAACAAGATCGGCCTGGTGCTGCTGAACGTCAACATCACCGACCTGACGGACGACTCGGGCTACATCGAGGCCATCGGCCGCAAGGCCGCCAGCACGGCGGTCAACCAGGCCGAGATCGACGTGGCCGAGCAACAGAAGAAGGGGTCGATCGGCGTCGCCCGCGCCGAGCAGGAGAAGGCCGTCGAGGTGGCCAACGCCGAGAAGCTCCGGGAGATCGGCACCAAGACCGCCGAGCGCGACCGGACGCTCCAGGTGGCCGAGCTGACGAGGGCCCAGCAGGTCGGCGTCGAATCCGCCCGCTTCCAGCAGCAGGCGGGCATCAAGGACGCCGAGCGCGGCATGCGGATCCAGCTGGCCGACGCCGACGCCCTGGCCATCGCCGGCGAGAACGAGGCCAAGGCGAAGATCGCCGCCAGCAAGGCCGAGCTGAACGTGAAGGAGGCCGAGGCGTATCAGATCGGCGAGACCCGGCGCCGGGAGGCCGAGGCCGCCGTGGCCGAGGCCCAGTTCCGGGCCCAGGCCAAGGCCGCCCTGGCCGAGGCAGAGAAGGTGGAGGCCGAGCAGCGGGCCAAGCTCGAAGCCCAGGCCAAGGCCGAGAAGGCCCGGGTCATCGTCGACGCCGAGGCCGCCGCCGAGCGCCGACGCCTGGAGGCCCGGGCCGAGGCGGACGCCGTCTTCGCCCGGCTGGAGGCCGAGGCCCGGGGCCAGTACGAGCAGCTCGCCAGGAAGGCCGAGGGCCTCAAGGCCATCGTCGAGGCCTGCGGCGGGTCGCAGCAGGCGTTCCAGCTGCTGATGCTCGAACACATGGACAAGCTCTCCGAGACGGCCGCCCAGGCGATCTCGAACATCAAGTTCGACAAGGTGGTCGTCTGGGACGCCGGGGCCAACGGCCACAACGGCCAGGGCGACGGCCCCGGGGTGGGGGCCACCGCCGGGTTCCTCCGCAACATGGCGCATACCCTGCCGCCGATGCTCCAGATCATGCAGGAGATCGGCGGGGTGAAGATGCCCGACTACTTCGGCAAGATGGTCGGAGACGACCCCGGCAAGGGCAAGGGAGAGGGCGAGTCCTCCCCCAACGGCTCGGCCCCCGAGCACGCCGAGGCCGGCACCGGGGGAGAGCCGAAGGGCGGGCGTCCCGGCCCCGGTCCGAGCCGGGGCCCCGGGAACCGGCCCTCAAAGTCGTAGGCCGATCCGAGCCGGGGCGGGGACGGGCCGGGCCCGACGCCCGATGGCGTCGGCCCGGGCCCCTCGACCCGCCCGGGGGGCCGATCCGTACTGGCCGGCGCCGATGACCTCGCCCCCTCTCGGGTGTGCAACGCCCGGTCGATCGATGCCGGGGCCGGCGGGGCCCACCCGGTTCGGGCGTCCGCCCGCGGTCAGATCGCACCGGGGCCGGCGGGCTCGGCGACCCCGGGGGCCGGTTCCCCCCGCCTCCCCGCCCGGAGGCGGGCACGGATGCCGGGATTCCCCCCCTGCTCGCGCTGCTCCTCACGCTGCTCCCGGGGAGAGATGCGCAGCCGGGCGTCGAGCCGCCGGACCTGCACCGCGCGGTGGACCAGGCCGACCGCCAGCAGGGCCAGGCCCAGCCGGGAGATCGAGGCATGGAGCGTCCCCCCCGCGAGCCGGATCACCTCCGAGGGGTCGGACGCGGTCGAGGCGGCGGGATCTCGGAGGACGCCCCGGATCGCCCACCAGGTCAGGGCGACCAGCACCACGGCCCGGGCCACCAGGCCGGCGGCCCGGCCGAGGCGGTCACCGGGGGTCCCCGCCGAGGCTCCCGGCCGGAGCCGGGCCGGGTCGGGGAGGGCCAGGCCCGGCCGGAAGAGCCCGCCGGCCTGGACCTGATGGGCCACCAGGCTCGCCAGCACCGGCACCGCCAGGATGACCGCCATCGGCGACGCGACCGAGCCGATCGCCGAGCGGACGAGGGCGACGAACGTCGAGGCGTCGGCGACCGCGAGGTCCTCGCCGGAGAGCCCCTCCCGGATCAGCCCGAGCATCCCCGAGAGCAGCCCCTCGCCCCAGACCCCCAGCGCCGCCGACGCCGCCAGCAGGCCGACCGCGGCGGTCAGCTCGCCGCTGACCGGCACCATCCCGCGATCCCGGGCCTCCCGGAGCCGCCGGGGAGAGGGTTCGAGCGTGCGATCGTCGGACATGGGGCCGCCCGTCGTCGGGGTTGGTGGGGAGGGAGCCGGGTCGGGGCCGGGGGCCGGGGCCCTCGGGCGGACCCGAGATTACGGGGTCCCGCATGCTCATCCCTGCCGGCGTTTATCCAGCCGGGAGCGTCGCTGACCACGCCGAGGCGAGCGCCGAGGCCATCCCGGCCACGCCGAGCAGGGTCAGCAGCAGGCCGATCCCCAGCCGGACCGGGAGCCAGGCCGAGAAGCTGGACAGGGCCGGGGCCGACCGGGCGAGCAGCCCGACGGCGACCTGGGCCACGAGCAACGCCAGGGCGATGGGCGCCGCCAGCCGGAGGGCCAGGCCGATCGCCTGGGAGACCATGGCGAATGCCGACCGCAGGGACGCCTCGCCGGTCACGCCGACGACGCCGACGCCCCCCGCCGGGCCGATGCGATAGCTCCCGGCCAGGGCGATCATCAGCCGGAAGGGGCCGTCGAGCGCGGCGAAGGTCGCCAGGGCGACCAGGCCGCCGAGCGTGGCCAGGGGGGGCTCCGGGCCGTCCTCGGCCCCGGGCCCGGGGGCGATCGAGGCGGCGGCCGAGAGCCCGGCCTGGGCCCCGATCACCTCCCCCGCCAGCCGGGCCGCCGCGGCGATCAGCCCCGCGCCGATCCCCAGGACGGCGCCTGCCATCGCCTCGTACAGGGCGAGGCCGCCCAGGGCGAGCGGATCCGACGAGGTCGGCACGTCGTCCCCCACCAGCGGCGACACCGCCGCGGCGATCACCGCCGACGCCGCCAGCCGGACCCGCAGCCCGGCCCCCGCCCCCCCCGCCAGCCAGGCCAGCGCCCAGACCAGGCCCACCGATCTCGACAGCACCAGCAGGAACGCGGCCGGGCTGCCGAGCAGGTCGAAGGGCGGCGGGGGCATGGGGGTCCCTCCTCGGGCCGTGGTCGGCGGTCGACCTGCGGCGGATGGCGGATGATCGAGGGGAACGGTCGGCCGAGGACGGACGACCGGCGGTCGACGACTCGGGATCGGCCGAGGATGGTCGGGGCCGTTCCGGCGGCCGGCATCCCAGGTCCGCCATCCGAATCCCGCCCCGGGCCCTCCCGGATCGACGTCAGAGCAACTCCGGGAACCCTCCCAGGGCGGCGGCGGCGAAGTCGAGCCAGCGGGCGAGGAGCCAGGGGAGCAGCAGCACCGTGACGGCGGCGACCGCGAGCAGTCGGGCGACGAGGCCGACCGTCGGCTCGTTCATCTGGGTCATCGCCTGGCCGAGGGCCGCGAGGAGCCCGACCACGAGCGCCGCCCCCAGCGGCCCGGCCGCCAGCAGCAAGGCCAGGCGGACCGCCTCCCGGGTCGCGCCGATGAGAACCGCGTCTCCCATGATCATCCTCCGATTTGATCCCGGCAAGCGTGGTCCCGCCCGATCGATCGGTCATCCGCCGCCGGGGGAGCCGACGGCGAAGGTGCGCAGCAGGGCGTCGGCCACCAGCCACCAGCCGTCGGCCAGCACGAAGACCGCCAGCTTCAGCGGCAGGGCCACCTGGGCCGGGGGCAACATGATCAGCCCGGTGGCCGCGAGCACGGCCGAGGCCACCAGGTCGATCACCAGGAACGGCAGGTAGATGACGAAGCCGATCCAGAGCGCCGTCGTCAGCTCGCTGATGAGGAAGGCCGGGGCGACCACGCGGAGCGGCGGCGACGACGAGGCCGACCCCGCCCCCCCCGCCCCCCCCGATCCGCCGCCGACCTCGGCCGCGCGGGCCTCCAGGGCCTCGAGGTATCGGTCGTGCCCGGTGCGGCGGATCTGGTCGAGCATGAAGGCCTTGATCGGCCCGGAGCCGGCCCGCCAGGCCTCCTCGGCCGACAGCTCGCCGTCGGCATAGGGTGCGATGGCGTCCCGGTAGACCGACTCGGCGGCCGGGGCCATGACCATCGCCGTCAGCAGCAGGGAGAGGGCCATGAGCACCTGATTGCCCGGCACCTGGGGGCTGCCGATCGCCTGCCGGAGCAGCAGCAGGACGACATTGATCCGCACGAACGCCGTCGCCATCAGCACCGCGACCGGCGCCAGCGAGACGGCCGCGAACAGGCCGACCGTCCGCGCGACCCGCTCCAGCTCGTCCCGGGCCGGGGGGGCGACGACCGCCTCCCCGGCGCCGGCCGACTGCACGGCGGAGGCCGGGGCGACCGCCTCGTCGAGTTCGATCGACCACCGGTCGAACATCGCCGGGTCGACGCCCATCAGCGAGGGTCCCGCCGGGGAGGGCGGGACGCCGCCCCCCTCGCCGCCGAGGGCGAGGGGCCCCGCCAGCAGGCCGAGCAGGAGCACGCCCGGGCCGATGATGAAGTTGACGGCGGGCCGACGACGGTCGGCGGGCCGATCCTGCGGTCCCGGGGTCGATCGCCTCATCCCTTCCCTCCCGGTCGAATCGGGTCGGCAGGTAACCCCGGGGCCGGTTCGGCGGACGTCTCCAACTCGCCGAGCAGGGCCGGGGGCCCCTGGGAGCCGACGCCGAGGATCAGCGTCCGGTCCCCGGCCCGGAGCAGGTAGACCGCGTGTCGGCCGGTCAGGTGGGCGCGGCCGACGACCCGGAGCGCCCCCGCACCCCCGGCCGGCCGGAGCCGTCCGGAGGCCAGCACCGCGACCCCGAGCACGGCGAGCACGGCGGTCGCCGCGACCCCGATCGACCCGTCGAATCCGATCCCCCCGCCCCCGCCGAAGGCCGGTGCGGGATCCCCTCCCGTCCCCGTCGCCTGGGGGGCATCCTGGGCCCTCGACGGCGACCCGGCGAGGAC carries:
- a CDS encoding nucleotide-binding protein, encoding MTLASQGNPMPDQADLLRKRIKTEPLPAPSPTRPGPAPAPARSLLITSGKGGVGTSNLTLNLAVALGMMGRRVVLIDADAGLANLDLLCGLSLDRDLGDAMAEDRPLAETIVDGPESIRFLSGVHAARAADGAVEAARDRLAAELPDIARQTEAEFVLIDGGSGLAPSGSMLASAVDSVVVVASPEPTALADAQAVVARLRKRQGCPPIRSVIGQARSSAEAIEALDRLSSACRSFLGAAVRPVGPGFVRFDPKVATAVRRRRPFLLDAPGCEASRCIRRLARAVAAEADEASGSAPRRPGLLAALIGRGSPEMASR
- a CDS encoding flagellar biosynthesis protein FlhA; the encoded protein is MPASPHRMIALGRSTIVDAALPVAIVGAVLVLIVPVPPGALDLLLAGNIALAVVVLLTTLAIRTPLEFSAFPTILLTTALTRLVLNVATTRLILTRGGTEGLDAAGGVVQAFGEFVSGDEVIVGAVIFLILVAIQFLVITKGAGRIGEVAARFMLDGMPGKQMAIDADLHAGAIDAAEAARRRDGVQRQADFFAAMDGAGKFVRGDAMAGVVITAINIVGGLAIGVIRFEMAPLEAVEVFTKLTIGDGLVAQVPAFLTSLAAGLIVTRSSGESDLGRDVVGQLLGRPEVMTVSAVSIGLLAFTGLPAVPLLTVAAGLGAGAYVASRSKPLGEAAGSEPTAPEPTTRHEAPTPSAPAPSGTLAEGMSERMEDLLHVDPLELEIGFRLIALADPTRGGDLLDRIRTVRHRVARELGLIVPQVRIRDEMGLPPHDYRIKIRGAVVGQGTAFVGRLLAVPPAGLTGPQVHGRDGVDPATGRPAVWIHADGREPAERAGCRIVEPSASIAEHFGEIVARHADELMTHEQVYRLLDRARETSPALVIEVVPGMLRAGEVQRVLQNLLRERVSVRDLETILEALAEHAGRTRDTDDLTECVRRALGRRIAQQYLGLDGRLRVVSVDAPLDARLVAAAREEDRPTEALGEDSARGVVRAVADGVAAAVAGGVHPVILCSAEARPVLKDLTRADLPRLVVLSRREVPRDTPIEVIGTVVEQDPPEGPVPPVPAPASGIPSILRGPHAPISTRAPADPRRGTAAGEGRSTDAR
- a CDS encoding FliA/WhiG family RNA polymerase sigma factor, yielding MTAKVDVDVAELWRQFKEHPTTELRNRLVERYLPLVKYNAERIWQRLPEGVDLDDLISAGVFGLMDAIDAFDLGRGVKFETYCVPRIRGAMLDELRTMDWVPRLVRAKATKMEEARKTLEAEHGRPPTDRELAERLGLSMGEYEKMAMDSNAVGLISLNKKWYETDSYKDVREIDILEDKKGEDPTRRLQRKDLMRMVTKGLNRNERLIIILYYYEELTMKEIGATLDLSESRVSQMHSSIIQRLQAQLNGRRPEFGT
- a CDS encoding flagellar biosynthesis protein FlhF, with translation MPQPAPRTYRAGTLKEALARVRRDLGGSAVILGTRELRRRRLLGLGGRELVEVTAAPPGARAGRGGIEVSARVDRVGPASPPPPARPGLDDRLGRVHEAVEGLTRLGMLDHLLIDVPTELAPTYARLLDAEIPEHLARRLVRFVADSVEPDEMHRPEAVEEALRRGIGLCLPVAPPVGAVAGTRRVVALVGPTGVGKTTTVAKLAANAKLGLGLKVGLVTVDTYRIAAVEQLRTYAEIIDLPLAVADAPGRMPGALDDLGPVDLALVDTAGRSPRDEVKIRELAAFLAVCRPDEVHLVLSAAAGEKSLRAVVDRFEPLGFDRLILTKLDEADGLGAVLGVVSRASRPISYLTTGQGVPDDIEPADGDRLAALILGREAPS
- a CDS encoding sensor domain-containing protein; protein product: MGKPARAPIPEWEWDEIGADPLPGHPAANPLGVLTDPRTYGAIFYLLTSLGTGVAYFTWAVVGLTVSVSLVVVLVGIPLLMMFLMSVRFVGVLEGWLVEGLLGVRMSRSSPGSTLDLAGGDRGVLGAFLDPRTWSTLANMILMLPLGIAYFVLVVVGLTVPVSLTLGSLIDLATGSEYARIQLGFVGAEPEVGPALLIGLAALGVVLLWLMLLVIRGVGMLHGRLARAVLVRE